AATAAAGGTCAGTATCCTTCTCTTAAAGGCATCGTCAAGGTTTTGCTTATAGTTGCTGGCCAGGATTACAGGGCAGGAGCACCGTTCAATACGTTGCAGCAGGTAAGCCACTTCCTGATTGGCATAGCGGTCTTTGGCATCTTTAACCTCAGTCCGTTTTCCAAACAAGGCATCTGCTTCGTCAAAAAACAGGATACAATCCTTCCCTTCCAGCCTTTCAAATATCTTTTCAAGGTTTTTCTCCGTTTCTCCTATATATTTTGAAACCACTCTGGACAGGTTCACAATGTACACATCCACACCCAGGTGCTTACCTATAACCGATACGGTCAGGGTCTTACCCGTTCCCGGCCTGCCATAAAGTAAAGTGGTAAAGCCCGGCTTGATTTTACCTATTACATCACTCTCAAGAAAAAGCTCTTTCCTGTAGCGGATAAAGTTCATCAGCGATTTAAGCTGGTCTAGTGTGGTGTCGGGCAAGACCAGGTCTTCAAATTTTTTATCAGTCTCCAACAAAGTAGCCGGGAAGTTCGAAGAGCCGTCCAGCCGAGGCTTTTTACCAATCAGAAAATAATCGAAATAGCTCTTCTCAAGCCTGATCATGTAGCCAGCCAGGTAATCATAGTTCTGGCTTATGCCTTCAAGGGTTATAATCTGCTCTCTAAAAAGGAAATGGTTATTTTGAAAGTAGTGATAATGCGCAGCTATTTGGGCTTCATTGCCTCCACTCAATAGAAATAATGCTGTTTGTAAAGTAGGAATAAACTGACCATTTTCCC
This region of Fulvivirga ulvae genomic DNA includes:
- a CDS encoding ATP-binding protein, yielding MELTEQVKQRVSAKTNDFTHENVSIFAGDHDFAANTRSLHSELNWLRKIIALRVEALNTTLEEDAELEDLDEIAPAGEQTYGIYGNFIQENELKEADRLLLILCFAAQYSPQILDAFLQKRTDNTGVSREVGGVYSRENGQFIPTLQTALFLLSGGNEAQIAAHYHYFQNNHFLFREQIITLEGISQNYDYLAGYMIRLEKSYFDYFLIGKKPRLDGSSNFPATLLETDKKFEDLVLPDTTLDQLKSLMNFIRYRKELFLESDVIGKIKPGFTTLLYGRPGTGKTLTVSVIGKHLGVDVYIVNLSRVVSKYIGETEKNLEKIFERLEGKDCILFFDEADALFGKRTEVKDAKDRYANQEVAYLLQRIERCSCPVILASNYKQNLDDAFKRRILTFIHIPPPESHERLQMWQKGLPSSFQYEPVNLPEKLANDFPLTGANISNVIKLGCIQAMSEGSKEVTLERLEGYIHQEMRKENMNVKPMVNTTATRTMSRPGPKTSLRPR